The stretch of DNA CTATTTGATCTCTCTGAATATGTATGAGGATGCAGCAGAAATATGTTGTTACTTACAGCCTGGTAATTTGTATAATCCTGAAAATGGCACTGTGGAACTCTTGAACAAAGTAATATCCTTATGGAGTGTCTTAATTAACAATACATTTGTCGCTTTTACTGCTGAATTTTTAAACACAGAACATTACAACCATCTAAAAATTCTCATAAgacatgaaataaaaataactaaaataattacatatgaaaattatacaaagGATCTGATTGTGAAGATAAGCACATACTTAGATAGAATAGCTTCAATTGACAAGAAAACGAagaaatataatgatttttgcaattatatacTGGAATATTTAACAGAAGTGCCGTTACGCTTggataaagatgaaaaatatgtaatatattaccaCATACTTCGCATCATGTgtcatataatacatatgacTGTTAATATAACTGATGTCGGCTGTACTGTaaaaacttttgataaattatttagtcATTTCAATATTCTCTTAGCGAGAGACAAAGAATGTCACTTATGCTTTCAACAATTTCGAAGCTTATGTACAACATTGTTAATACCAATTAAGAATTTTGTAAGTGATAGTGccaaaagtatacaaaatgttatatgCTGTAATTTGAATATTGCTCAAAAATATGGATATACAGGAGGCCTTAAGCAAAATGCACTCATTATCGATGAAATAGTTGAACCCATGTTTACATACTGGGAGAAGTGCATAGAAGCTGATACATCTATGCTCAAGCATTTGGTTAATACTGACATTTTGCAAgagataacaaatttatttataaatataaataaaaatgagtttTATTGTACGCAAGTGTCAAAGGAATGCAAGTGGTGTCCAGGGAAAGCATGTACAATTAAGAAGGATTTatacaatgttataattataaaaagtaaacttCTTAGTTTATTATGTAAGTCATACATTAAAACCATGTcagaaaaaatgcaaattcttGACTATGCTGCAGAAATCTTGGAGCACAATGTAAAATCAGTCACCAATGAAATGAGAGGGAGCAAATGTAAACGTTGGATACAATTGTGGAATATCTGTTATTCTTTAGTTTATAATATGGGGATATTATCCGTCCATGTTTATAAGAAAAGCGTACATTTGTTCTCGTTGTTGTTCACTtgcatttttcaaacaaacttTAAGTGCCTGGAAAGTTCTAAAGATCTGATAAACTCTGTTTCTCTTGCGCTAAACCAATTAAGTGTTGTACATTACAATAACAGTATGTATAGAGAAGCCATGACTGTATGCGCATTATATGCCTTGTTAACTTACAATCAACCCGATACAAAAGCTTTCTATATGTGGACAAAAATTAAGCAACATGTTTCTAAGGAAGATGCAAAATTAACTATCTTGGAATGCTTGAGGAACGATAAAGATgagataaagaataaaatgggCTTTGAAGTTGACACTTCTAAGTGTGATCTGATTAAATTGTATTCACGGGAAGCAAAAAGTTTACTGGAGGCGAAGATTGCATTTACAACCGGTGTATCATCAGTTTTGAaagaacttaaaaaattaaagccaAGTAATTACAAATATGCACATGTGATACAATTATTAGGATATTACATATTAGATTTTGAACATGACAGTTCTATTTTGGAGTATCATGAAGAAGCTATATTCAATTTGAAGCAGGACAAGGCGATCTCTATGTCTGTTCTTTGCTTACAAgccaatttaaatttttttatatttgtggaTAAGTTGCACGCAATTAAAGAGCAAACGCATATGGAAATGGAAACGATGAAATTTGCTCTGTGTGCTCCCAAGTTACCAGAAGTTAGCGAAACCAAATCTTCAAATGTAGTGCCCGCTTACAGTATGATAAATGTTAAAGAAGACTCCAGTCTTATGCcaagtttgcaaaaatgtttgaaGAAATGGAAGCAGCTGTTTAAATGCGATATTGTaagttgataaatatttgtgtagataattattagaatCTTTCTGATTCAATAATcatgcataataattttattttacagaatgaAATTATCAAGAACTTGGAACCTAATCTTATACTGCACATGCTGATAACAGCTGGCGAATATTCCCGCCTATATCGTTATGAAGATTGTGAAGCTGAAGCATGGACATTGGCGTATGAATTAGCGTCAGAGATCAATGATTattgtactattatttatggtatgtttattacaataattaatagaacaaATTACAGCACGAGTCTCTCAGTGAGTTACAATaagttcatataaattttaatagtcaCTGGTCGTTGTATTTCGTTGAggcaaattaattatgattggATTGCTATCGCTAAGGAGCTTGCCATAAAGCACAAAGCTTCTGAGAATGAAGATGTAATTGATGCCATTGCTATCTTCTGGATAAGCTTAGCGGATCTCTATTTTGAATGTGGAAAGGTGAGACAATAATATAAAGCATACAAATATGTTCCACTCAACGATATCTACactaatatgtaattttaatctgtttttagTGTGATGATGCTAAGCAATTACTTAAGGAAGCTAGACGTCTTCCAACAATTTCATTTCTCGATAATATATCTGTATATCTTCTAAGCCTAGATGTTATTATACGCCatcgaaatttatataaaaaagatatggAGCAAGAAAAGTATAGTTTGTACATTGTGGAAAGTCTGTTTGCGGTGAGGAGCTTGAATGAATCTCTGTTaacgaaaaaatgtaattataattgacaAAACTGTTTGCATTTCCACTCGAATTAATTCTAGTAAAATTGAACTACATACATAACATCTTTTCAGGCAAGAACCAAGTGAGATATCTTTTCAGTTACGATGTGCTCTTCAACACAACAATCAATATATCCATGAAAATAAACAGTCTGTTATCTTCTCGTGGGATCAGTCCGGATTTAGTGCGACGTTTAAAATCGGCACAACGTTTAGGTGCAGTGATGCGCACCGCCGAGCTGCTCAAAGCCCTGTGTTACATCGATTTGTCACGTTCGCAATTGAATGATTGCGAGGTGAAGTTGCAAGGCCTTGAACATATACTGAACATGGAAACATTTCAGTTGTCAATGAATTCCAAGCCCATTCAAACGTTGTCGACTCATTTGATAACCCCCACGAAGTTCGTGGATCCTGTTAGAGATATACAAGAGCACAACTCTTCGCCAGTGCTCGCCAAGCAAGTCTTCGGTCTACCGAAATTCGCGCTGCATGTAGATTGCGATTGCTACAAGTGCGGCAATATGTCGTATCGATACTTGGTCTTCGCTACCACCTGCATCAGAGCGCAGTTGTGCGTTTTACAGAATCAGGACAGCACGGCACTCGATTACTTCCACGGCGCCTTCAAGATAAGACAGAAACTGTTCGGAGAGAAAGAGTCGGTTCTGCCAGAGAACTGGCCGCTTGACGAAATTGGGGTGAAGCGATTCTCTTGGCAAGCGCGATTCTACATCGCCGATTACGTACAGTTGTTGATCgacttttgttatttcttgAAGATGAATGTATCGAGACAACAGGATGCGCTCGATATCATCAGCTTAGCGATCAATGTATGTCGCAAGTATAAATTGGAGGGCCATCCCGTCTACGTGTTTGCCAAAGAATTCGTGCTTGACACTGATTTCCAACCGGTACTGGATTCTTCAAGCTGCTTAAGTATGTGTTCTATCTAACGTacaattctttctttttttcaattttatttgtataatttatataatttctcttgCAGGCTATATGGTTCCACAGTCGTGCGACATTGATATAACCAATTATCTACAAGTCCCGACTGATCTGAACGTTTGTGTCACACCGGTTGCTAAAAATCGTAACGTTAAGAAACCTCTGTCGGTACGGCGTAAAGGAAGTCCCATAACTTGGAAAACAACTTCGAAAGTTAATAAGATATGGAGTGACGAAGACGACGATAATTCATCACCATCGTACTCGGCTAGAAAAATTAAACCGCGCACGAAGTTAGTGAGAAGAATTTTGGTGAACGACTTATCGGACGACATCACTGTGCTGGAAGATACGAAATCGAGAAATCGAacaggaaatagaaatagcaCGAAAAGGAAATTGATGAAGGATATTAAAACATCCCCCATAGTTTCAGATCTAACGcaaaatttagattttgatAAGCTAGATGTATCTACCACAAcggaaaatattgataaattgatAGATAAAGTGGACAGTCTCGAAGTCGACTCAAAAACGTCAAAACGAAAAAGCgctaaaaatacaaaacaattaaCAACCATTGATTACAACGCGAATGCAAATCAAGCTGAGGAGttatatgataaattgaataatttaacaataaaggAAAAGACAAGTGATAATGCGGACTCTTTTACActgacaaaaattgaaaaagataatagCTTACAAATTCCGAAAATTTCAGTGATAAATTACGAAGAAAAATCGAATGAAATTGCTGAGAaacaaaatacagaaaatgCGAGTAAATCATTGGTGAATGAAACTAAAACTGcacgaaaattttttaaacatacaaAATTAAGTACAAAGTTTGAAGTTTATAGTACAAGAACGACAAGATCCAGTGTcagaaggaagaaagaggcagaataaagatattatgtTGGTGTAAGAGCTGTCTTATCcatcataattttgtaaaatgaaGAATGACAGTGATGTGtgtatttcataatataaaatataaaagttaaaaattttccaagtaTTTGGAGAtacgtattattatattatattaatcagaTTGTAGGTTTTGCatgcttataaattatttctagtaATGAAACGTAACATATGGAATTccacttattttttattatattttataaatagtaattaattttatcccaattaaatattttataaactcaATTCAACATTgtcgtttttcttttcagaagtatttattattactcttAACATAAGTATCACACTGTCCctataatataatacgtaACAATAAACTGCGATGCTACAAAGGAAATAAGCATGAATACATGCACATTATACAACACTGCCATCTTATGGGCTAAAAAAAGACAAgactttattacaatatttttttaaatcgatttaagatgtgaaaaataattattatgcagaataaaaatgataagtaACATAATTTGCTTTAATCTCATGCGAGACACATTTCTTCTTCatgaaagaaaacaattatCCTGTTACTCTaagtatatacgtatataagtatatatgtatataagtatacaagtatataagtatatacgtataagtgtacataataatatatcagcacatggaattaaaaaaattcagaagtgttaattaaaacacaattcacatcatataataataaagagttaaagtaatataatcaaaggaagaaaaaaaaatggaacatGTTTTAGAATAAGAGACTGTGTCTTTACATTCATATGCCGGTAAATAGGGTTGCGTTACATGAGTGTGCTGGAGCTTTATTTGTTGTTCctcttgtataaaaataacaaagttaCAATAACGAGTAATCACAGTCTATAAATGGCtatgataataattctgaATTTACAATACATTCGTCATCATGCTTGGCATCTAAATTTCTCTGCTTTTTCGCTGTAGCCAATTCTATGAGCGCCAAAGCACCTTGCAACCTTTGATTATCTTCCTGTAACGGTAACTTGGTTATATTGTCCTCTTGGTTAACATCGGCTACTGTTGCGTCCGTTCTACCAATGTCCGTTACGGCGGATGGTTTTGCAACAATCTCTTTACCACTACTTGAACTACCAGCCAGCATCAGTACAGTCGGTCTAGTCTCGTTCTCACTGATGCGAGATATAGCTGATGCATCTTGATTCGTTGTCACTCTATGAACGATCTGCTCCGTATAGTCGAAGTACGAATGAATGGATTCAGGATCTTGAATTGTTGTAATCGTCGATTCTTTAATACTTGGTTCAAAAATATTCTGATTATTTGGCAAACTACTCTGTAGCAAGTCCCACTGTGACGGGTTCAGAGAATGCGTCATCATTTTGTATTCATTGCTCTGTGCTGGTTTCAGAGATTCGTTGTTACAATTCATGTCCCAACATATTGGAGGAGAGACGTAGGAGGTTTCCAATTGTGCGTTCGGTGTTGCAAGTTCGTTGTCCGTCGATATGCACACGTTGTTCGCGACGGAACTGTCGATGAACGACGTGTACAGGTGGATCTCGGATGATTCGGCAGATCCGATCAGACTTTGCTTCTCGTCGATCTTGTATACGGACGCCTCACTGTTGGGTTTGGCGTCCCTGTTTAGATCTAATTGCTGATCTAAACAAGCATTTCGTAGCCATCGCTTCTTTGGTTGTAGTCGATCCAACGCTCCTCTCAACTTTACTTGCCTAAACATTATTGACTTCGTGCTCGATGTTTCCTCATCTTCAGATGTTGGCAATATCGCACAGCAGGTTTCCGCCGGATCTTCGTCCTGACTGTCCTCTTGACTATCCTGACTATCCTGACTGTCCTGGCTGTCTTGATTTTCCTCACAGTGCAGTCGCTGGCTAGATGGTTTGCGATCAAGATTTTCCTGCTCTCCAGTCATGTCCATCATCAGACCTTTTCTGGATTTTATTCTCTTATGATTCTCGGCGGAGCTCTTCCACGTCTTCTTCTTCCGCGTCTCACTCTTCCCAGTTGGTGTTCTGTCCTCCCGTTCCCTGGACATCTTGTAACGTTCCAACCATCGGCTAACATCGTGCGGCACTTCCGTATTGTCAGACACTGGTTTTAATACAAAGTCATCCGATCTTGTAAGTGTGGCATAGGGATGCTCGGGGCAATGTCTATTTGCATGGGTGAATCTCATTTCACAGCCTGGTGTAGTGCATAAGAATGGTTTCTCTCCCGTATGCAGTCGTTGATGAGTCTTCAGTTGTCCTGATTGAGTAAATGCCTTTGTGCATCCAGGATAATCGCACGGATACGGACGTTCACCTgtgatgaatattttattaaattaatattccatcatttatttggtatatatttctttatactttAGATTTGAAgatctattttatatgtaatttatgtaccagtgttcaaattaaaaataacaaattccaatcttttaaattatctaaatatatatttctcccTTCTAATTTGATACTTTAGATTCATTAAAATCATGCAGAAATGTAATAGttaaaaacgaaataatttttggaaaaacattTATACAGCGTGGGCAACGTTGAAAAGCGCCACCGCGTCCTCTTTTTATTGTTCACATGACAAAGACCGCGCGACTTCGTTTCGTAACGGACCGATCGCGTGTACACATGCTCGTTTCTTTTGATTGACCATGTTAAAATCTTCAACGGTTCGACGTTGCTTGGTCGTTACATCTCGTTATCTACTTAATTTCGCGCGCGATTAACGAACTCTGCGGCTGGCTTCGAGTCAGAGGCGCGTGTGAATTACGCGCAACATGCGAGACAAGCCATTTAAGTATTTAAAGCGCAGCATGATGGCCGATTGGCGGGACGCGTGAGCGGATGAACGAGCAAGCGGCGGGGCGGCTAGGAGACACACGCGCGTAACCAACGAGCATGGTTTTCCCGCGATCGTTGAAAAAAGTAGCGCGGATCTTCGATGCCGACAGCTTTGGGTGGACGTACGGTGGCGTTCTCAACCAGCATGAGCTCGCTGGCGCTATTTTGCTACCTGTGTGAGTGCGCAAATGCGCCTGGAGGCTCTTCTCACGCGGGAACACCCGATGGCAAAAGGTGCACTTGATGTT from Linepithema humile isolate Giens D197 chromosome 2, Lhum_UNIL_v1.0, whole genome shotgun sequence encodes:
- the LOC105679065 gene encoding uncharacterized protein — encoded protein: MNDMQVKLDTWLKLIQSEKLDENLLEDIQTNIQWWSGNLLNKVVFKLLVHLCRTAEKCDTQNYETGERIAELTKLLCSLLVEVPDGNNDNFVKILFKIARYLISLNMYEDAAEICCYLQPGNLYNPENGTVELLNKVISLWSVLINNTFVAFTAEFLNTEHYNHLKILIRHEIKITKIITYENYTKDLIVKISTYLDRIASIDKKTKKYNDFCNYILEYLTEVPLRLDKDEKYVIYYHILRIMCHIIHMTVNITDVGCTVKTFDKLFSHFNILLARDKECHLCFQQFRSLCTTLLIPIKNFVSDSAKSIQNVICCNLNIAQKYGYTGGLKQNALIIDEIVEPMFTYWEKCIEADTSMLKHLVNTDILQEITNLFININKNEFYCTQVSKECKWCPGKACTIKKDLYNVIIIKSKLLSLLCKSYIKTMSEKMQILDYAAEILEHNVKSVTNEMRGSKCKRWIQLWNICYSLVYNMGILSVHVYKKSVHLFSLLFTCIFQTNFKCLESSKDLINSVSLALNQLSVVHYNNSMYREAMTVCALYALLTYNQPDTKAFYMWTKIKQHVSKEDAKLTILECLRNDKDEIKNKMGFEVDTSKCDLIKLYSREAKSLLEAKIAFTTGVSSVLKELKKLKPSNYKYAHVIQLLGYYILDFEHDSSILEYHEEAIFNLKQDKAISMSVLCLQANLNFFIFVDKLHAIKEQTHMEMETMKFALCAPKLPEVSETKSSNVVPAYSMINVKEDSSLMPSLQKCLKKWKQLFKCDINEIIKNLEPNLILHMLITAGEYSRLYRYEDCEAEAWTLAYELASEINDYCTIIYVTGRCISLRQINYDWIAIAKELAIKHKASENEDVIDAIAIFWISLADLYFECGKCDDAKQLLKEARRLPTISFLDNISVYLLSLDVIIRHRNLYKKDMEQEKYSLYIVESLFAVRSLNESLLTKKCKNQVRYLFSYDVLFNTTINISMKINSLLSSRGISPDLVRRLKSAQRLGAVMRTAELLKALCYIDLSRSQLNDCEVKLQGLEHILNMETFQLSMNSKPIQTLSTHLITPTKFVDPVRDIQEHNSSPVLAKQVFGLPKFALHVDCDCYKCGNMSYRYLVFATTCIRAQLCVLQNQDSTALDYFHGAFKIRQKLFGEKESVLPENWPLDEIGVKRFSWQARFYIADYVQLLIDFCYFLKMNVSRQQDALDIISLAINVCRKYKLEGHPVYVFAKEFVLDTDFQPVLDSSSCLSYMVPQSCDIDITNYLQVPTDLNVCVTPVAKNRNVKKPLSVRRKGSPITWKTTSKVNKIWSDEDDDNSSPSYSARKIKPRTKLVRRILVNDLSDDITVLEDTKSRNRTGNRNSTKRKLMKDIKTSPIVSDLTQNLDFDKLDVSTTTENIDKLIDKVDSLEVDSKTSKRKSAKNTKQLTTIDYNANANQAEELYDKLNNLTIKEKTSDNADSFTLTKIEKDNSLQIPKISVINYEEKSNEIAEKQNTENASKSLVNETKTARKFFKHTKLSTKFEVYSTRTTRSSVRRKKEAE
- the LOC105679067 gene encoding uncharacterized protein, which gives rise to MAFHTPKRESRPSMESLDCSPPMCDIEFCPWNWGEDVRNVNLSPGSSCSSPEYREHGVGAGGGAGSRAGAGTGAESHRRGRPRADALTNLMKQGSTSPSNIKCTFCHRVFPREKSLQAHLRTHTGERPYPCDYPGCTKAFTQSGQLKTHQRLHTGEKPFLCTTPGCEMRFTHANRHCPEHPYATLTRSDDFVLKPVSDNTEVPHDVSRWLERYKMSREREDRTPTGKSETRKKKTWKSSAENHKRIKSRKGLMMDMTGEQENLDRKPSSQRLHCEENQDSQDSQDSQDSQEDSQDEDPAETCCAILPTSEDEETSSTKSIMFRQVKLRGALDRLQPKKRWLRNACLDQQLDLNRDAKPNSEASVYKIDEKQSLIGSAESSEIHLYTSFIDSSVANNVCISTDNELATPNAQLETSYVSPPICWDMNCNNESLKPAQSNEYKMMTHSLNPSQWDLLQSSLPNNQNIFEPSIKESTITTIQDPESIHSYFDYTEQIVHRVTTNQDASAISRISENETRPTVLMLAGSSSSGKEIVAKPSAVTDIGRTDATVADVNQEDNITKLPLQEDNQRLQGALALIELATAKKQRNLDAKHDDECIVNSELLS